The Ptychodera flava strain L36383 chromosome 14, AS_Pfla_20210202, whole genome shotgun sequence genome segment CACAGAATGTTGCGCAGTTGACAGTTTTACTGTCTTTCACTATTATCAGTAAAGGTCTGCAATTTATAATCAAGTTCGATTTGTAGGCCCAGTGTTAGGCTTACAAGTTTAGACCAAGTCTTTAAGATACATTTCCGAAATCGCCTTTCAATACGTGTTCTTTGACATACTGTGTGTcttttgtaaataaacaaaagagTCCTTTTGAAATTTTCCACAATAACTGTTTTAGCATCTTTATACATTAATCTTCAGACTCTTCATCAATACAACATTATTATGGTCATTTATCACCCTTATTTCCTAGCCTCTGCACGGAGTatgttatttttagctcacgtgttcacacacgtgggctaatcggagcgatgtctgtctgtctgtctgtctgtctgtctggctgtctgtTGGCGCGATATCTCAAGAAAGCCTGAATAGATTCAAGGCggatttggtatacaggtaccatatgttattggcaagaactgattagattttggtcagtgtggcttgcatatttcatgttcatttgcataattaatgattttagaaaaaactgacatACCATGAGAACGGCTGAACAGAattggatgaaatttgctacaaataATGATCATACAAGGATTATCCCAATGAAAGACATAAAGGTGTAACATGAAAGTtaagtgctaatttgcatatttggtgaacgttgctaattagggatatatatctgaattgactataGGTAAGCAGACGAGGAGGAGGCGGTTTACAgcatttaacggtacagtttgccagtaaatcTCCGAGGCCagcagggccgaggagttttatggcaaactgtaccatTAGATTCCGTAAAAagccgactacgagttcgcttaATGTGTTATACCatgaatttgccgagttttagcCCGTCGAAAGATTGGATTCGTAGTTTTAGTGCAGTGTAAGTTGAAGCGCTTTgtcaccttgttgaacgaaagtataaaatatatcataaaaaataatccaTAATTggataaacaaaattgacatgtgttgctattgtagcgCGATGACGTGtgagcacctggtttgatttgaattttatgAATTACGTTTGATTGGTTGAATCAAGTGAacaggtgtttgcagatcgacgttgCTATTATTAGACGAGTTTAACCCCCTATCTTACTGGACATTTAGCATGGGGCTGTTGGAGTGGCTCATTGGGGTGAAAACCTTGAGCAGCACACTCGCAATTTTTGAGTCACTCTACGTATTTCGTTATGGCCGAATCACTCGCTGAcatacggtggcccctacacgccacggaactctattacttttgaatataaactctaatttttcttaacaatatctttaatatttgtaagagattttatctccaacgcaaacttttaattttgtacgggcaacattatcttaacattatcttaactttaacttctcgaaagtatttttagttttaaccataaacaaaatatgtttcacaaaagtattttttattttgtaaaacaaaagtaaaaatttttcaagataacaaactcccctacacgtcatggaaatttattacttttgaacataaagtcatatttcttaacaatatatttaatatttgtaagaaattttatttctccacaacaaacttttatttctgaacggggaaactttatttttggggtaaactgcttttaaaaacttttaacaaaaacacttcagcttttaaaaaataactttaactttgaacaaaatatctgtttctcaaaagcgtttttattcgaaaagaagtaaaaattgttcacagcaagagttgaagatttttgctaagcacgaactgagttacttaaatgacataaccctatgtctttagagcagaaaacttaaattcttaaagaaaagttttatttttccaagagtaaaattaatttctttatggaaaaaagattttctcagagcagcaaattgaaatacagtgaataaaacttttttctcaatgcgagaaattattttctgaagacaacaaaactaattctttcaagatatattttctacatatgagtgtggtttaagaatttggtaaaactgaactgagaaaaaacgaaaaaggaaggatgaaaaagtcaaacttacttttcttcagagcgaaatttatttctgagaggagaaatatttcatgtgagggcgcaattacctgtaatgcatagcaaactctttctagcgagagtaggctaaacatattttggggaagagtaaaacatttttccgacgagcaaaactttattttatcggcggcggaagttaaagtattcCACCATACAACACCCAAGTtcgatgacccagagtctccgagacaaccatgactgacttcatcggcgatacaggcacgctagcccggccctagctgcagtacagtacctcTAGGtttacctgggtatttgggtcggacggtttgccgtactgtactgcagctagcccggccctaccctgcctgcgtacgatgctgtgtgttggggccgtataacgccaggaacatacagcatcgtacgcagtgctatgggcacgggcacgcaaacgagtcagttcaacagttgccacttgtccgagtccccgaagaacggttttgtgtttgagtgattcgtcctaactgcagacgttgtgcgacgggatggaccgcattggttccttcattagctctgcatgggctgtgtgttaccggcgtttatacggcctcccaccacataacgccggtaacacacagccctgccatgcagagctattccttcatcagttgctgtgttgttaatgttatgttgtgtgatagtcatcttttctataagccagattcgtaattgatagagtcttcgactgaaactgaacctggcccgccagatttgaccacagtcgagcgtggttcaatacagtagttgtgggtccacagctgtggtgttttcggacgggatatgcctttacgggctggttgactttcacgtttttgaccccgcaaaccacacgtgaaagtcaaaaccagtccgcgactgtggtcaaatctggcgggctcggttcagtttcagtttctataaattacgaatctggcttctcctcttagaaaagatgaatatcacacacattggctgtgtgttaccggtgttatgtggtgggagactgtataacgccggtaacacacagccctgccatgcatagccctgcatacaggtctgtgtgttccgggCGAAAAACGCCGGGAataatagaatcccacaccccaacgggttgggatggaatgtctcacacgagttggggagttctgtctcacacgagccgaaggcgagtgtgagacagaattccccaacgagtgtgagacattccatcccaacccattggggggtgggattatttttctcacgtccctccaatatctttagaaaattgcattttattgtcagAGTGGTAGGTTTAAACTATCAAAAACCAGCAGCCGATTgctcttgtttcatttgtatcattccgcacagaaaaatgaagttcctttcattgatgagcatatcaaacacgttaacatgtatattaaccgatatggcaattttgttttgttggtcagccacaaaattctccaggtcatctgaggaaaatgttgcCAAACAACTctggtggccatctgttgatgacattgcgtgaaagctgtcgtctgctacagcctcgctcatcgaagtctttcgctaactgtatcgctgtcaagtcagttcttcTCAGGAAATATGTCGACGAGCGTAAACAGCCGATAACATAAAAGCGGCCATCCTCCGAGTATTTGTTGCCGACGCCGcgctgaccgtactcaaatctagaacaacctgttcactctgTGGTTCAGTCGTCTGTCCGCTATAGTGcagttgtacattacgcgaTGTTCTATTCGTCAAATAATTCGTACAGAGAACTGGGCGCTGAGCAGAGTTGACCAATCACACTACGTTTCACATACGAGGTGTTCGGTCGcgcaacaatacagagtgtgagaacaaattgttctcacactgtgttctcacactcccagcgcactggggacgtgacgaacacacagacctgtacgcagggctatgccatgcatagctaatgaagaaccccaatgcggtcccgtcgcacaccgtctgccgtcaggacgaatcactcaaacataaaaccattcttcggggactcagacaagtggcaactgacccgcgtgcccgtagccctgtgtacgatgttgtgagttcccggcgtATACGGCCCCACACAcacatcgtacgcaggcagggtagggccgggctggCGTGCCCGTATCGcagatgaagtcagtcatggttgtctcggagagcagatcgtccatgtagccggcACGAACACGagtctgataccggctaccaactcggagactctgggtcatcaaacttgggtgttgatggtgggatactttaacttccgccgccgttaaaatagttttgctcgtcggaaaaatgttttactcttccaaaaatatgtttactctcgctagaaagagtttgccatgcattataggtaattgcgccctcacatgaaatatttctcctctcaggaataaatttcgctctgaagaaaagtaagtttgactttttcatccctttttcgttctttctcagttcagttttaccaaattcttaaaccacactcatatgtagaaaatatatcttgaaggaattagttttgttgtcttcagaaaataatttctctccattgagaaaaaagttttattcactatatttcaatttgctgctctgagaaaatcttttttccataaagaaattaattttactcttgaaaaataaaacttttctttaagaatttaggtttctgctctaaagacataaggttatgtcatttaagtaactcagttcgcgctcagcaaaaatcttcaactcttgctgtgaacaatttttacttcttttcgaaataaaaaacgtttttgagaaacaaatatttgttcaaagttaaagttattttttaaaagttaaagtgtcttttgttaaaagtttttaaaaacagtttaccccaaaaataaagtttccccgttcagaaataaaagtttgctgtggagaaataaaatttcttacaaatattaaatatattgtcaagaaatatgagtttatgttcaaaagtaataaatttccatgacgtgtaggggagtctgttatcttcaaaaaattttacgtttgttttacaaaataaaaaatactttgagaaacatattttctttattgttaaaactaaaactactttcgagaagttaaagttaagataatgttaagataatgttgcccgtacaaaattaaaagtttgcggtggagaaataaaatctcttacaaatattaaagatattgtcaagaaaaattagagtttatattcaaaagtatagagttcgtggcgtgtaggggccaccgtactGACATGACTGGAAACAGAGTTCATTTTATCGCAGGTTGATATCGATGACAGGAAAGATTTCTAACACACCGAAGTGCAGAAAGAATTTTGCTTTTATACCGCTCAATCGGAAAACAAAGCTGCACCGCCACGTCAGACAAAGGCgacggctgactcgcagcgtgtttgcaaggttatatctgattggtcgattgtcactattcacagcaacttagggagtttatttgtattatttcattataacggtaagattctgccaaccaattggatacagcttcgaaatcgctgcgagtcggcccaaaGGCGCTCCTGCAactgaaactgcaagtacaaaaaaacacaacaatatGTCTAGACCACAATGGGTGTGGTACTCCGTGAACatccaattcctaatttacatatttaatgaacttttctaattaggaatatatcttgattgacttcatcaaagtcggtgaaacctgctatgtacattgaagaaatatgataaaatattaatgaaagttgcttagcatttttacatcagcaagttactaatttgcatatttaactaactttcccaattagggatataagaCTGGGGGAACTCTAAAAAAGTATATGAAATTTGCTATATATATTGATGAGAATATTATGTTGTAtaagtgaaacatattttgcattttcatgtcagctaatttacaatttgtatatgtaatgagctttcacatTTTGGCATacatagcttgaaggacttgaccaaaggcaattccACTTGCTATagagtggtgatacaatgacagcagtcaaagaaatttagtatctttatttcagctaattatatatttatacacttaatgacctttggaattaatctgtggtgaatattattcatgatattgatcataacactatcaatgaagttgcaaacatgtggcaaaatttaaattcacagacaaatgcaatatatactgaaacacgtgagcattttcagttcatatttggTTGTGCTATGTTATAGACTGAAACAATATTAGCAGAACTGTAAACACTGAGCGGGAAATTCAGCTGCCAAGTTTCTGTCTTGCGAATGGAAGGAAGTGAGAGCTTGTAATAAGGAAAAAGGTTTCAGGTCTCCGATACAAACGACGACAAGTGAGTTCAAAACGTTTCAGGGTGTACAGCAACCTTCCCTATTTTGTAGAGCTGGAAAAAATGCCGGACATTTCATGCATTGACGTTCTTGATTCAGAGGTTTTGCTCCCTCTTCTCTGAATACTTGTATGACGTTCTTGATTCAGAGGTTTTGCTCCCTCTTCTCTGAATACTGGTGGTCATAATCAATGGATTTCTGCCGAGAGATTCGCGTGGCTTAAAACTCGACCCGgggttaaaaaacaaaaacagtgttttGTTGATCTTTGATCGGCGTTCAACAGTCGCTGAATATTGGTACTCCTGCTTGCTGTAGCAGCAGATACGCCACGTGAATCAAATACAATGATTTCATTGAGGCTTCCACGATTTGTCATCATACTCTCCACAGTGATTGGTAAGTGTATTCAATTTAGTGTCGTAACATCAAATACCTGCCTCTTGTCTGCATAATAAATCAGCGTATAGAAACAAAATCACCAGAATAGTTTGTACGTTATATACAATTGATAGTTGAAACGAAGAATATCTGCATTCTTatacttttgtaacaataaTTAAAAGTTGTTACCACGACAATAATTATCCATCTTCCTTTTTTTTAGCGATTCTGCCCTGTATTAACATAGACTACCAAAGGTTGGAATGTGGGAAGGATAAAAAGGGGCGTATCGGACTGTGGGAATGACCTAAAATGTTACTGTACAGCGATGTCCAAGGGTCAGCGTCCGTCCCTGTCCGCCCCTGGATGTTTATTTGCTTGTAGCATGCATTAAGTGTTAATGTTTCCCGTGTTCTTCCGTTTTCTGATTCTTGAATTTTACTTTCGAAATTTGGAGAGCATATATTAGATATTATTATTCTCGACTGACGTTTTCGAAACTATTGAAATAGAATGCTGCTTCTGTATACATCCCCCttgtatttttgccatttgGAAAAGAGCTGTTGTACGCTAATGAGGTCAGGTCAACAACCACGGTTTGTCGACACATTTCTACGGGGTATTTTTTTCGAAAGGCCACGAACTATCACAAtgatattcgtaagcgtgatcAGAGAGTTGTTGTGAGTTGCAAAGTGTAAATAACTGTAAACTTCCAGTCTCTCCTCGTCTCGACCGATGACCTTCCTGTCAACGGACGGGTCAGATCTTACCCCACGGCCTTTTGATGACACCGTTATCAAAGTGACATGATAACTACGTGACCACATGACCGATATTGGTAAACATAGCATTTTTTTATCGGAAATTGAATTCATATGAAATTAATGCGAAAACACACATTATAAtggagtaaacatattttgctATTACATGCAGGTGTCGGGAGTGCGTACTCCTTGAGGACTTCCAATGGCCTAGAGGTAGATCTCAGAACCGATGGTCAGTATTCTATCGCCATCAACGGTGAGATCTGGTTGAACAGCGCCCCAACATTTTTCTTTGTTGATGGCGCAAAGTTTTCCAGCCCAGGAAACCTCAAGCTGTTGAACATCAGTAATGTACGCCAGGGAGCGGATGTTTTAGGGGCCTTTGAGTTTTGGACTCTGAATTGGCAAGCTGACGCCAAGTCTGGAAGTAAGAAAATTGTAACAGAAGTGAGGGCGTACAAGGATCTTGCAGCCATCGTGTTTTCACAGGTAAACCCTGCAATATATCATGTCGGTGTTTCACTGTGAAATGTCTATGTGGGCACATGAACATCTAGTGGTCCGTGAAAGATTTCAGATGATATGACAAGAGCATttggataatattttaaaatgtctcTGTATTCTACTTTCCATGTTTCCTTTGCAGTATTATCCTCAAACTCTCGCAGGAACGAGCATCGAGTTTTCTGAAGGTGTTTGTACATCTTGGCCGGCGTTCAGAGTTGAAGGCAAAAAGGGGACGAAAGGTTATGTATCGTATGGCGGCACTTTCCTGGATGATACCAAAATTGGACAGTATGTATGATTTTACAGCTTGTTATGGATAAAGCTTACTTTGGTTTTATTTCGCCTCTACATGTAAcataagaaaaataaattagaaTGAAAAATTGTCACCTCTACCAGTGATAGATGAATCGCGAAAAGATTTAAACTCGACTTAATCACGGCAAGGTTACGATGGTGCTTTTCTTTGCACGATTATTTCTTCGAAACCTCAAATAATGTTCTCTTGAGCGTGAAACCAGAACTGAAGTTACGCCTTGAATGCATTGAAACGAAAGGGAGCATACTAAACAAAAACGAAATGCCATCACCCAGTTTACATATATCAGGAAAGACTCGTATCTATTTTTTCAGGTGGAAGGAAGGAGCCGGCaacatcaactttggtctttACGGTGGGCCCCTGGCAATCTTTGACAAGTCTCTTAATACGGTGGTCATCTCAAGCTTCAGCGAATTCATGGCAGGGTCCATGCAGTTAATGGACGGGACTATTAATTATGGCCTAATGGGCAGTATAACTCAGATACCAGCAGATTTCAACTTCCAGACTATTGTTTACTATGCTGACGGCATCAATAAGGTGTGAAGAAGATTCGAACATGTCACAAATTTTGTGCAAAGTCACTTTATGTGCGCACAAGCACTTCTCTTCCAGAATCTGCCAACTTTAAAGGCCGATTCCGGAAGTTTTTCGAAATCTCATACTGGATATATGATGTTATATTATCATGATAAGGAGCTGCAATAATCGTTTCCTTCACTTGAAATCAGTTTTCTCCCATGATATCGTGGATTCAAACGAAAGACAGATAGTCATGGTATTGGCGTTTTAACGTAAAGTGCGCCTCAAACGGATATTCGGCCTCTCAAATTTTTGTAATACTTTTCTAGTCTACAACTTTAGGGGCTcgttttaaaactcttggtgtaagaaaaatgtacactgtcttagtttttcgaaaatctaaaatttaatttttcacatggagttaacacaggaatttGAATTCCATATATCGgtaaatgaaatgtaatttatttctcatGTACCACACTTTGCACTTGCACTGTGATTCcttatttttattcctgatttggtgagagaatggttgaaagattcactgaggaaagtctgagcaaaagtttaagtctttcagttttgaggcgcatactaccataaTACGATTCATCTCTTGACAGGCAATCCATGGCATGggagaaagtttgagaaaatattaTGGAAAACAAGGTGCCTTAAGGGATACTGCCTTTGCTCTGAATTACATCGGATATTGGACTGATGGAGGTATTTGCAAAAGCAATTACACACTTTTGAACAATAACCATAATTGGACTTAAACTGACATTATCTTTTGCTTGTGATCTGGTTCGCCGACATCTGTCGCAAAAATTAACCTATTGAAGATACCTGTGGTTTGACAAGTCAGTCTACTAATTGTATTGTTTAACCGAAACagcaaattttggggtttttttcaaCTGCAAGATTATACATGTCATTTTGAGTTTCTTAGACAATTGAGCTCCTATTTCTATTTTGCGAATCGTCTTTTCGTGTTGTAGGTGCGTTCTACTATTACAATACCGAACCAGGCAAGAATTATGAAGAGACAATGCTAGACGTCAAAGTGTACACCGACTCTGCTGGTATTCCCTATCGGTAATGTACTGcctttatcaaatgtacattaaaattgtaatgaaatggtTTTAGAAGGGTATGTTTTTTCAGAAAACTACTGTGCCAAACAACATTTGTTCGGATAACCGTCACCAAGTACAATGATCTGCTGAGTTGCACTGatatttcttttcctttctcACTTTTTCCGCTTCAAGGTATTTCCAGTTGGACTCGTTCTGGTATTTCAAGGGTGACAACGGCGGCTGTAAGAACTGGACGGCAATGCCGGATGTCTTCCCACATGGAATGCAGTAAGTCAACAAAGCAAATATTACCAAACATAAATTCTGGTAAGAGGTATACCAGGACAACAGAAAACAGGAAAACAATTCGGCAAAAAACGGGTGACAGTGATCGGTTTAGAATAACAGCATACTAAATGTAGAACTACACAATGCCTTATTCTCCACTtcgaaaaaaattgagaagatCAGACTTGAGTACTTGTGTATCAGGAAATGATACACAAATCATATCGCGTCAGAAGTTGATTTGTTACTGTCATTCCCTCATTAGGTACCTATACGACAAGATCGATCTTCCAATGAGCGCTCATAATCGATGGTGGTAAGTCTCATGCAGTCTGCTACTGACTCATTATGTATGCATGTAGGTCTTTAGGTATGCAAGAATGTAAAGTAGATCGAAAATCACAGCTAAAATAATGGCGCAACTCGGACATGAAGATTTTAAATAGCTGCTATAGTATCTGTGCTTTTTCACTATCACTCATTTTTACATTTGGATCAGCGCTAGATTTCATGTTCACTCCAGTATTTGAACGCGGATATTAAAATTCCATTATTTCCGTTGTCAGGACGGCCACAACAGACTACGCCAAAGTGAACGGCGGCCGGTGGAATTTCATCGTGGAGAAAGATGTTGGATATGCCATACCTCAAGATGCGGTAAGACCGCGGTTACATCTTATTTGAGAATAGAAAACAGCTCCGTACCGTTGATATTGGCAATCGTTGAAATATTTTCacgacattttaattttacctCTTCACTTAATTACAGGAATTTTGGAACTATTTGATGAGTACGTCTAGGGAATGGGGACTGATTCTCTACGAACAGGTAAGTGCGATCTGTTGAATATACGTCACAGGCTCGTCGGTTGCGGAAGTCATTTTGTATTAATCGTTAAACATTCCCCAATGTCTGCTGATGCAATTGTCTTTTAATTTGGGATATTTATGATTGACTTAGTATAATTATTGTATGCTCTTTGGAAATGTGTGAATGACTATATTTGTTGAACAATAATAGCATCATGATGATGAGTTGTATACACAGAGACAAAAAATATGAACGTCGTGACATTTGAATTCATTTTAATGGAAGTTGACTGACGTCACGGAGATTCTCTGACGTCATGCCTTTATCTTTACAAAGGGAAACAACGACGACTATGAAGGTGGTCAAATATTAATGAACCAAGTACAATTATCACCTGGGAGTCGAATCCGGGAAATTTTGTACAACAATAAACGTCAGATTCGTTTTTTTTCTGTAGGATTGGTTGAACAACGAATTTGAACACATGCACGCAACTCTACAGAATGTTTCCGTGGGAAGAAACTGGCTGATTCAAATGGGTCAAGGAGCGGCCATGAATGACATCACAATTCTATATTGCATGCCGATGGCAAGGCATATTCTACAGAGCGTTGAAATACCATCAGTTGTGACGGTTCGTTGTACTCACGTATAGTATGCATAATTCTGACATTGCATCTATAACGCCTATGGTATAGAAAGTGAAAACATTATCCTCGTTGTTGGGATTATTGCACATAGTCTATCGATTACTTTGAAAGTTCTGAAAGTGTACAGCAAACAACGTGATAATGTTGTAGACAATCAGAGTACTTTGGTCATTATTTTGCTCCAAATAGGATATTTAATTGGTAACATTACTCGGACACCATTATTAAGATTGATTAGGCGATCATTCAACAACCAAAGTCATTCATGGAACAGTAGAAGTGAACCCGTAAAAGAGAAATACACAGCTTTGTGATTATAGGCTATTTGATGATCTGGTTTCCCGTCTAGGTTAGGGCCAGTGGCGACTACAAGGCAGGCAACGACCAATGGAAAATTGGCATCAGTTCCATTC includes the following:
- the LOC139149041 gene encoding uncharacterized protein, with protein sequence MISLRLPRFVIILSTVIGVGSAYSLRTSNGLEVDLRTDGQYSIAINGEIWLNSAPTFFFVDGAKFSSPGNLKLLNISNVRQGADVLGAFEFWTLNWQADAKSGSKKIVTEVRAYKDLAAIVFSQYYPQTLAGTSIEFSEGVCTSWPAFRVEGKKGTKGYVSYGGTFLDDTKIGQWKEGAGNINFGLYGGPLAIFDKSLNTVVISSFSEFMAGSMQLMDGTINYGLMGSITQIPADFNFQTIVYYADGINKAIHGMGESLRKYYGKQGALRDTAFALNYIGYWTDGGAFYYYNTEPGKNYEETMLDVKVYTDSAGIPYRYFQLDSFWYFKGDNGGCKNWTAMPDVFPHGMQYLYDKIDLPMSAHNRWWTATTDYAKVNGGRWNFIVEKDVGYAIPQDAEFWNYLMSTSREWGLILYEQDWLNNEFEHMHATLQNVSVGRNWLIQMGQGAAMNDITILYCMPMARHILQSVEIPSVVTVRASGDYKAGNDQWKIGISSILNHAVGLAPFKDTFWTTTDQPGNKYHAREPYNELQAVVSTLSTGPVGPSDKIKYSNVSLIMRSCNTDGMLLKPSRPATSIDLQILQHSLGSGGPDGEVWSTYSDIASYRFGTLLWVNVETPYPITPQQAGFGKLPSNYAFSDRDPVKTLVKFDEENPLNQHKCGKADFGLWHTTPEITIPGSSRKVLILGELAKWVKMSPQRVLDIVTYTGDVIINLQGGVNEVIEFTVVYTDDLTTPHQIKCTVPESGRLQMHLSNEQCHPY